In Pseudomonas fluorescens, a genomic segment contains:
- a CDS encoding GNAT family N-acetyltransferase, translated as MRQNVNHLYNVYLRTWDQDDIEGYAELLGDPQTMQYISAGTTRNRDTAAAEIARFQQEIAQQGWSRWAVSLGLDSPFIGYAGFAEKEYGINFGNRFLKKYWGSPYPFTAIHLALEHGFLKLGFDQIYTLTNIKHHRALEMNRAFLHLPEISGTVMETPFGPHLKVDLTRERFMEISPLNRARIDRFSRRLTRSHAPA; from the coding sequence ATGCGGCAAAACGTGAACCACCTTTACAACGTATATCTCAGAACCTGGGACCAAGACGACATCGAGGGTTACGCTGAACTCCTCGGTGATCCGCAGACCATGCAATACATATCGGCAGGAACCACGCGCAACCGAGACACGGCCGCTGCAGAAATCGCACGTTTCCAGCAGGAAATAGCCCAGCAAGGCTGGTCACGCTGGGCCGTAAGCCTGGGCCTGGATTCGCCCTTCATCGGTTATGCCGGGTTTGCCGAAAAAGAATACGGCATCAACTTCGGCAACCGTTTTCTCAAAAAATACTGGGGCAGCCCCTATCCCTTCACGGCTATTCATCTGGCCTTGGAGCATGGTTTCCTGAAACTGGGCTTTGATCAGATCTACACCCTGACCAACATCAAGCATCACCGCGCCCTGGAGATGAACCGCGCCTTTCTGCATTTGCCGGAAATCAGCGGGACTGTCATGGAAACACCCTTCGGCCCGCATTTGAAAGTCGACCTGACCCGTGAACGGTTCATGGAAATAAGCCCATTGAATCGCGCACGTATCGACCGATTCTCCCGCCGCCTGACCCGCAGCCACGCTCCGGCTTGA
- a CDS encoding AEC family transporter, whose product MLAIFLTTLTITAPVFAMLFLGVLLKRINWINDNFIHTASSLVFNVTMPALLFLGILHADLHSALKPGLLIYFAVATLLSFALAWGWAIFRCAREDRGIYTQGAFRGNNGVIGLALAASMYGDYGISLGAILAALVILFYNTLSTIVLAVYSPVIKSDPWSIFKSVVANPLIISVIVAAPFAYFQIGLPGWLERSMQYLADTTLPLALICIGGTLSLAALRKSGNMALSASLMKMVWLPVVATLGAWLLGFRGPELGILFLYFGAPTAAASFVMARAAEGNHELAAAIIVITTLMAAVTTNIGIFVLQAGGWI is encoded by the coding sequence ATGCTGGCAATTTTCCTCACCACCCTCACCATCACCGCGCCGGTATTCGCCATGCTGTTCCTGGGGGTGCTGCTCAAGCGCATCAACTGGATCAACGACAACTTTATCCACACGGCTTCGTCCCTGGTGTTCAACGTCACCATGCCTGCGCTGCTGTTTCTCGGCATCCTGCACGCCGACCTGCATTCGGCGCTCAAGCCGGGTTTGCTGATCTACTTTGCCGTCGCCACTCTGCTGAGTTTTGCCCTGGCCTGGGGCTGGGCGATTTTTCGCTGCGCGCGCGAAGACCGGGGCATCTACACCCAGGGGGCGTTTCGCGGCAACAATGGGGTGATCGGCCTGGCGCTGGCCGCCAGCATGTACGGCGACTACGGTATTTCCCTGGGGGCAATCCTCGCCGCACTGGTCATCCTGTTCTACAACACCTTGTCGACCATTGTGTTGGCGGTGTACAGCCCAGTGATCAAGTCCGACCCGTGGAGCATCTTCAAGAGTGTGGTGGCCAACCCGCTGATCATCAGCGTGATCGTGGCCGCGCCGTTCGCCTATTTCCAGATTGGCCTGCCAGGCTGGCTGGAAAGATCCATGCAGTACCTGGCGGACACCACCTTGCCGCTGGCCTTGATCTGCATTGGCGGCACCTTGTCCCTGGCGGCGTTGCGCAAGAGCGGCAATATGGCGCTGAGCGCAAGCTTGATGAAAATGGTGTGGCTGCCGGTAGTCGCCACGCTGGGCGCCTGGCTGCTGGGGTTCCGTGGGCCGGAATTAGGGATTCTGTTCCTGTACTTCGGTGCGCCGACCGCTGCGGCGAGCTTCGTGATGGCGAGGGCGGCCGAGGGCAATCATGAGCTGGCGGCGGCGATTATCGTGATCACTACCTTGATGGCGGCAGTGACCACGAATATCGGGATTTTTGTGTTGCAGGCGGGTGGCTGGATCTGA
- a CDS encoding carboxymuconolactone decarboxylase family protein has product MTDQKKPGVEMRRQVMGDVFVDRALGNATEFTQPLQDFVNEHAWGSVWNREGLPLKTRSLITLAALTALKCPQELKGHVRGALNNGCTVEEIREALLHCAVYAGVPAAIDAFRAAQEVIEAYQADQQ; this is encoded by the coding sequence ATGACCGATCAGAAAAAGCCCGGGGTTGAAATGCGTCGCCAGGTGATGGGCGATGTGTTCGTCGACCGCGCCCTGGGCAATGCCACCGAATTCACCCAGCCCCTCCAGGACTTCGTCAACGAACATGCCTGGGGCAGTGTGTGGAACCGCGAAGGCTTGCCGCTGAAGACACGCAGCCTGATCACCCTTGCCGCCCTCACCGCGCTCAAGTGCCCCCAGGAACTCAAGGGCCACGTGCGCGGCGCGCTGAACAATGGCTGCACCGTGGAAGAGATCCGCGAAGCGCTGCTGCATTGCGCGGTATATGCCGGCGTACCGGCGGCGATTGATGCGTTTAGAGCGGCACAGGAAGTCATCGAGGCGTATCAGGCCGACCAGCAGTGA
- a CDS encoding calcium/sodium antiporter: protein MVSGLVLLIVGAEILVRAAVRLAASLKVRPLIIGLTIVAFGSSAPQMTVSLQATLAGNTDIAVGSVIGSSIFNILVTLGLSALIIPLRVSRQLVRLDIPVMILAGLLVFTLAANEELTPLDGLLLLCALLAYLGVLHYQTRHSRRPRTLDIVAKAPWLSSVLLMFGGLLVLVLAGHLLLGAAVDVASDLGLSERIIGLTLIGVGTSLPCLATSLIAALRGERDIAVGNVIGSNLFNLLGVLGLTALLAPSPLSVSPNALDFDLPVMLGVVVLCLPVFYTGYRVTRIEGLVLLGLYLAYGLHVMAFTTGMPLANKLEQLMLFYVLPVLVVFLLFSTLRAWRRQHKRESQ from the coding sequence CTGGTCAGCGGCCTGGTGCTGCTGATCGTCGGCGCCGAAATCCTGGTACGTGCCGCTGTGCGCCTGGCCGCCAGCCTCAAGGTCCGCCCACTGATTATCGGCCTGACGATCGTCGCCTTCGGCAGCAGCGCACCGCAGATGACCGTGAGCCTGCAGGCCACCCTGGCCGGCAACACCGATATTGCCGTCGGCAGCGTCATCGGCAGCAGCATCTTCAATATCCTCGTCACCCTGGGCCTGTCGGCGCTGATCATTCCATTGCGGGTCTCGCGCCAACTGGTGCGCCTGGACATCCCGGTCATGATCCTCGCCGGCTTGCTGGTATTTACCCTGGCCGCCAACGAAGAGCTCACACCGCTCGACGGTTTGCTGCTGCTCTGCGCCCTGCTGGCCTACCTCGGCGTGCTGCACTACCAGACCCGCCATTCACGCCGTCCGCGCACGCTGGACATCGTGGCCAAGGCGCCCTGGCTGAGCAGTGTATTGCTGATGTTCGGCGGCCTGCTGGTACTGGTACTGGCCGGGCATCTGTTGCTGGGCGCGGCGGTGGATGTAGCCAGTGACCTGGGACTGTCGGAACGCATCATCGGCCTGACACTGATCGGCGTTGGCACGTCCCTGCCGTGCCTGGCCACCTCGCTGATTGCAGCCCTGCGCGGCGAGCGGGATATCGCCGTAGGCAACGTGATTGGCAGCAACCTGTTCAACCTGCTGGGCGTATTGGGGCTGACGGCCCTGCTTGCGCCATCGCCGCTGTCGGTGTCGCCTAACGCCCTGGATTTCGATCTGCCGGTGATGCTCGGCGTGGTGGTGCTGTGCCTGCCGGTGTTTTATACCGGCTACCGTGTGACCCGCATCGAAGGCCTGGTGCTGCTGGGACTGTACCTGGCGTATGGGCTGCATGTGATGGCGTTCACCACCGGTATGCCGCTGGCCAACAAGCTTGAACAACTGATGCTGTTTTACGTCCTGCCAGTGCTGGTGGTGTTCCTGCTGTTCAGCACCCTGCGAGCCTGGCGCCGCCAACACAAGAGGGAATCGCAATGA
- a CDS encoding septal ring lytic transglycosylase RlpA family protein — MKRLFGLLALFSLLAGCASGLINPNGYDETGTASYYGAKHHGKKTASGEPFNQNALTAAHRQLPFGTQVKVTNLDNDRTVVVRINDRGPHTHGRLIDLSRKAAEQLGMLSSGTARVRVQALNN; from the coding sequence ATGAAGCGTCTATTCGGCCTCCTGGCCCTGTTTTCCCTGCTGGCCGGCTGCGCCAGCGGCCTCATTAACCCCAACGGCTACGATGAAACCGGCACCGCCTCTTATTACGGCGCCAAGCACCATGGCAAAAAAACCGCCAGCGGTGAACCTTTCAACCAGAACGCCCTGACCGCCGCCCACCGGCAATTGCCCTTTGGCACCCAGGTCAAGGTCACCAACCTCGACAACGACAGAACCGTGGTGGTGCGCATCAATGATCGCGGCCCGCATACCCATGGGCGCTTGATCGATCTTTCACGCAAGGCGGCCGAACAACTGGGCATGCTGAGCAGCGGCACCGCACGGGTTCGCGTGCAAGCCCTGAACAATTGA
- the gatB gene encoding Asp-tRNA(Asn)/Glu-tRNA(Gln) amidotransferase subunit GatB has protein sequence MQWEVVIGLEIHTQLATQSKIFSGSATTFGAEPNTQASLVDLGMPGVLPVLNQEAVRMAVMFGLAIDAEIGQHNVFARKNYFYPDLPKGYQISQMELPIVGKGHLDIPLEDGTIKRVGVTRAHLEEDAGKSLHEEFPGATGIDLNRAGTPLLEIVSEPDMRSAKEAVAYVKTIHALVRYLGICDGNMAEGSLRCDCNVSIRPKGQVEFGTRCEIKNVNSFRFIEKAINSEVRRQIDLIEDGGKVIQQTRLYDPNKDETRAMRSKEEANDYRYFPDPDLLPVVLEDSFLNDIRATLPELPQQKRERFQEQFGLSVYDASVLASSREQANYFEKVVSIAGDAKLAANWVMVELGSLLNKQGLEIDEAPVTAEQLGGMLLRIKDNTISGKIAKTVFEAMASGEGSADEIIEKRGLKQVTDSGAISAVLDEMLAANAEQVEQYRAADEAKRGKMFGFFVGQAMKASKGKANPQQVNELLKSKLEG, from the coding sequence ATGCAATGGGAAGTCGTGATCGGGCTGGAGATTCATACCCAGCTCGCCACCCAATCGAAGATTTTCTCCGGTAGCGCCACCACGTTCGGCGCCGAGCCGAATACCCAGGCCAGCCTGGTCGACCTGGGCATGCCCGGCGTACTGCCGGTGCTGAACCAGGAAGCGGTGCGCATGGCGGTGATGTTCGGCCTGGCGATTGACGCCGAAATCGGCCAGCACAACGTGTTCGCGCGCAAGAACTACTTCTACCCGGATCTGCCCAAGGGCTACCAGATCAGCCAGATGGAACTGCCGATTGTCGGCAAGGGCCACCTGGATATCCCGTTGGAAGATGGCACCATCAAGCGTGTCGGCGTGACCCGTGCCCACCTCGAGGAAGACGCCGGCAAAAGCCTGCACGAAGAATTCCCGGGTGCCACTGGTATCGACCTGAACCGAGCTGGCACACCGTTGCTGGAAATCGTTTCCGAGCCGGATATGCGCAGCGCCAAGGAAGCCGTGGCCTACGTCAAGACGATCCACGCGCTGGTGCGTTACCTGGGCATCTGCGACGGCAACATGGCCGAAGGCTCGCTACGTTGCGACTGCAACGTATCGATCCGCCCTAAGGGCCAGGTCGAGTTCGGTACCCGCTGCGAGATCAAGAACGTCAACTCGTTCCGCTTCATCGAGAAGGCGATCAACAGCGAAGTCCGCCGCCAGATCGACCTGATCGAAGACGGCGGAAAGGTGATCCAGCAAACCCGCCTGTACGACCCGAACAAAGACGAAACCCGCGCCATGCGCAGCAAAGAGGAAGCCAACGACTACCGTTACTTCCCTGACCCGGACCTGTTGCCGGTGGTACTGGAAGACTCGTTCCTCAACGACATCCGCGCCACCCTGCCGGAACTGCCGCAGCAAAAACGCGAGCGCTTCCAGGAGCAGTTCGGCTTGTCGGTCTACGATGCCAGCGTGTTGGCGTCCAGCCGTGAGCAAGCCAACTACTTCGAAAAAGTCGTGAGCATTGCCGGTGACGCCAAGCTGGCGGCCAACTGGGTGATGGTTGAGCTGGGCAGCCTGTTGAACAAGCAGGGCCTGGAAATCGACGAGGCACCGGTCACCGCCGAGCAACTGGGCGGCATGCTGCTGCGCATCAAGGACAACACCATCTCCGGCAAAATCGCCAAGACAGTGTTTGAAGCCATGGCCAGTGGCGAAGGCAGCGCCGATGAAATCATCGAAAAACGCGGCCTCAAGCAAGTCACCGACAGCGGCGCCATCTCGGCCGTGCTCGACGAAATGCTGGCGGCCAACGCGGAACAGGTCGAGCAGTACCGTGCAGCAGACGAAGCCAAGCGCGGCAAGATGTTCGGCTTCTTTGTCGGCCAGGCCATGAAAGCCTCCAAGGGCAAGGCCAACCCGCAGCAGGTAAACGAACTGCTGAAAAGCAAGCTCGAAGGCTGA
- the gatA gene encoding Asp-tRNA(Asn)/Glu-tRNA(Gln) amidotransferase subunit GatA, whose amino-acid sequence MHHMTLAEIARGLADKKFSSEELTKILLARIAELDPKVNSFISLTEELALSQAKAADVRRANGDNGALLGAPIAHKDLFCTQGIRTSCGSKMLDNFKAPYDATVVSKLAAAGAVTLGKTNMDEFAMGSANESSYYGPVKNPWNLEHVPGGSSGGSAAAVAARFLPAATATDTGGSIRQPAAFTNLTGLKPTYGRVSRWGMIAYASSLDQGGPLARTAEDCAILLQGMAGFDPQDSTSIDEPVPDYSASLNTSIKGLRIGVPKEYFSAGLDPRIAELVHNSVKELEKLGAVIKEISLPNNQHAIPAYYVIAPAEASSNLSRFDGVRFGYRCENPKNLTDLYKRSRGEGFGVEVQRRIMVGAYALSAGYYDAYYLKAQKIRRLIKNDFMAAFEEVDIILGPTTPNPAWKIGAKTGDPIAEYLEDLYTITANLAGLPGLSMPAGFVDGLPVGVQLLAPYFQEGRLLNVAHQYQLNTDWHTRTPTGF is encoded by the coding sequence ATGCATCACATGACTCTGGCCGAGATCGCCCGCGGTCTCGCCGACAAAAAGTTTTCTTCCGAAGAGCTGACCAAGATCCTGCTGGCGCGTATCGCCGAGCTCGACCCCAAGGTCAATAGCTTCATCAGCCTCACCGAGGAGCTGGCCCTGAGCCAGGCCAAGGCCGCCGACGTGCGTCGCGCCAACGGTGACAATGGTGCACTGCTGGGCGCACCGATCGCCCACAAAGACCTGTTCTGCACCCAAGGCATCCGCACCAGCTGCGGCTCGAAGATGCTCGACAACTTCAAGGCGCCCTACGACGCCACCGTGGTGTCCAAGCTGGCTGCCGCCGGAGCCGTGACCCTGGGCAAGACCAACATGGACGAATTCGCCATGGGTTCGGCCAACGAGTCGAGCTATTACGGCCCGGTGAAAAACCCGTGGAACCTGGAACACGTCCCGGGCGGTTCGTCTGGCGGTTCGGCTGCCGCGGTCGCCGCGCGCTTCCTGCCCGCTGCAACTGCCACCGACACCGGCGGCTCGATCCGCCAGCCCGCGGCCTTTACCAACCTCACCGGCCTGAAGCCGACCTATGGTCGCGTTTCCCGCTGGGGCATGATCGCCTATGCATCCAGCCTGGATCAGGGCGGCCCCCTGGCCCGCACGGCCGAAGACTGCGCGATTTTGTTACAAGGCATGGCAGGCTTCGATCCGCAGGATTCCACCAGCATCGACGAACCGGTGCCGGACTACAGCGCCAGCCTCAATACCTCGATCAAAGGCCTGCGCATCGGCGTGCCGAAGGAATACTTCAGCGCCGGTCTCGACCCGCGCATCGCCGAATTGGTGCACAACAGCGTCAAGGAGCTGGAAAAGCTCGGTGCCGTGATCAAGGAAATCAGCCTGCCGAACAACCAGCACGCGATTCCGGCGTACTACGTGATCGCGCCCGCTGAAGCGTCCTCCAACCTGTCGCGCTTCGACGGCGTGCGCTTTGGCTATCGCTGCGAGAACCCGAAGAACCTCACCGACCTGTACAAACGCTCCCGTGGCGAAGGTTTCGGTGTCGAAGTGCAACGCCGGATCATGGTCGGTGCCTACGCCCTGTCGGCCGGCTACTACGACGCGTACTACCTCAAGGCGCAGAAAATCCGGCGCCTGATCAAGAACGACTTCATGGCGGCGTTTGAAGAAGTCGACATCATCCTCGGCCCAACCACGCCCAACCCGGCCTGGAAGATCGGCGCCAAGACCGGCGACCCGATCGCCGAATACCTGGAAGACCTCTACACCATCACCGCCAACCTCGCGGGCTTGCCAGGCTTGTCCATGCCGGCAGGTTTCGTCGATGGGCTGCCGGTTGGCGTGCAATTGCTCGCCCCGTATTTCCAGGAAGGCCGCCTGCTCAATGTGGCGCACCAGTACCAGTTGAACACTGACTGGCACACTCGCACCCCTACCGGCTTCTGA